One segment of Ahaetulla prasina isolate Xishuangbanna chromosome 9, ASM2864084v1, whole genome shotgun sequence DNA contains the following:
- the PCYOX1 gene encoding prenylcysteine oxidase 1 — translation MAPLMLMLLCCCGDAAGTPELRRPPSRIGVIGAGIGGTSAAYFLRQKFGREARIDVFERGEVGGRLATVQLEGRDYEAGGSVLHPLNLHMKHFVKELGLPVPQSQDGLMGIYNGEEFVFEESGWYVWTLLKLLWRYGLNPLRIYMWVEEVLEKFMRIYRYQSHDYAFSSPENLLHALGGADFLHMLNHTIDESLQKARFSQAFINEMVTPIMRVNYGQSASINSFVGAVSLAGASGGLWSIEGGNKLVCTGLLYTSKAQLISGPVISIEAKTRPKPRAGGLTKQYEVTYNSTSGVTSDVYDILLIATPLQRQIANITFRNFDPRIPDFSAPYHQTVVTFVHGHINASFFGYRDPSRFNLQTIFTMEDPHLFISSLGMVSPVKDNHLGPPVWKVFSHQLLTDEQLKLLFSSYDLVEVRKWLAYPHYSPPQKCPPFVLHDHMYYVSAIEWAASAMEMSAISAKNAALLAHHHWYNKMDRIDQEDLHERLKTEL, via the exons ATGGCTCCGCTGATGCTGATGCTGCTCTGCTGCTGCGGGGACGCCGCGGGGACTCCGGAGCTCCGCCGGCCGCCCTCCCGCATCG GGGTGATCGGGGCCGGCATCGGGGGCACCTCGGCGGCCTATTTCCTGCGCCAGAAGTTCGGCCGAGAGGCGCGCATCGACGTCTTCGAGCGGGGCGAGGTGGGGGGCCGCCTGGCCACCGTCCAGCTGGAAGGCAGGGACTACGAGGCGGGGGGCTCCGTCCTGCACCCGCTCAACCTCCACATGAAGCACTTCGTCAAGGAACTGG GGCTTCCTGTTCCTCAGAGTCAAGATGGGCTCATGGGCATTTACAATGgggaggaatttgtctttgaggaGAGCGGCTGGTATGTCTGGACTCTTCTGAAGCTCTTGTGGCGTTACGGGCTGAACCCCCTGCGGATCTACATGTGGGTGGAGGAAGTCCTTGAAAAGTTTATGAG GATCTATCGGTACCAGTCGCACGACTATGCCTTCAGCAGCCCTGAGAACCTGCTCCATGCCCTTGGAGGGGCGGACTTCCTTCACATGTTGAACCACACCATCGATGAGTCCCTGCAAAAGGCCAGATTTTCTCAGGCATTCATCAACGAAATGGTCACTCCTATAATGCGAGTCAACTATGGGCAAAGTGCCAGCATCAACAGCTTCGTAG gagctgTATCTTTGGCCGGAGCGAGTGGAGGACTTTGGTCGATAGAAGGAGGCAATAAATTGGTGTGTACAGGCCTCCTGTATACTTCCAAAGCCCAGCTGATTTCTGGTCCCGTTATCTCCATAGAAGCAAAAACAAGGCCGAAGCCCCGTGCAG GTGGTCTGACAAAGCAATATGAGGTTACCTACAACTCTACGTCTGGAGTAACATCAGATGTCTACGACATCCTCCTCATCGCTACTCCTTTGCAGCGCCAAATCGCCAACATAACTTTCCGCAACTTCGATCCACGGATCCCCGACTTCTCTGCTCCCTACCATCAGACAGTGGTAACGTTTGTCCACGGGCAcatcaatgcttctttttttgGCTATCGGGATCCTTCTCGGTTCAACCTGCAGACCATTTTCACGATGGAAGATCCTCATCTGTTCATCAGCAGCCTTGGGATGGTTTCTCCGGTGAAGGACAACCACCTGGGCCCTCCTGTCTGGAAAGTGTTCTCCCATCAGCTGCTGACCGATGAGCAACTGAAGCTGCTTTTCTCATCCTATGACTTGGTGGAAGTACGGAAGTGGTTGGCCTACCCACACTACAGTCCCCCTCAGAAGTGCCCCCCTTTCGTTCTCCATGACCACATGTATTACGTCAGCGCCATAGAATGGGCAGCCAGCGCCATGGAGATGAGCGCAATCTCTGCCAAAAATGCGGCCCTCTTGGCTCACCATCATTGGTACAATAAGATGGATAGGATTGATCAAGAGGATTTGCACGAGAGACTCAAGACAGAGCTTTGA